TGGCGAGATTGGTCTGGAGATCGCCGGAAGCGATCGAATCCCGGATCGCCTGCAGCACCGCATGGGGGGATGGCATGATCTGGGGCGGCAACCAGTCCAACCGTGCGCTCAGCTGCCAGAGGAGCAAGAGCGCGAGCGGAACCAGCCACGGCAACAGCCTGACGGCCATGCGATCCGCCCGTGGTGCTCGCCGACGCCCCGGCGATGCCGCCGCCGGTGCCTCGGTCGGTGCGGCAAAGTGGGAGACGGGTGCGATCGCCGTCATCGATCATTATCCTGCGACTGGAACTGGGCCGCCCCGCCATGCGGGCGCCCCTGCGGATCGAAGCGCGGCCAGAAATTCTCCAGCCCCTGCCGGCGGAGCGCGCGATCGAGGAAAGTGGTGTCGATCCACCCGCCGAGATCGACCGGGTTACGTTGCAGCTTGGCTTGCTGCGCGAAGGCCTGCGTATTGCGATATTGCGAGAGTACGAAAGGATCGATCAGCGGACTGGTCCGCGCGGTGAGCGGGCCCGGGCCGAGATCCTCCTTGACGTTGGCGAGCGAGCGGTCGGTGCCATAGACCCACAGCGAGATCAGTTCCTCGCGATGGCGCGGATCGGCCGCGCAGCGCGCCGCCTGCACCATGGCATCGACCACCTTCTGCGTGGTGCCGGGATAGCGACGCGCAAACGCATCGCTGACGATCAGCCCCGTCTGCGCCGTCTCGCGCGGTTCGTTGCGCGTGGAATAGGCGATGCGCCCGACGCCCCTGTCCCGCATCGGCAAAGCGAGCTGGCCGCCGACGAAGGTGCCGTCGATGCCCCCCGATGCCATCACCGTCGCGGCGCTCGCCGGATCGAGATTGACCGGCACGATGTCCTTCTCGCTCAGGCCGTGATCGGCGAGGATCCGCAGCGTCTGGATGTGAATATAGGCACCGCGCATAAACGCGATCCGCTTGCCGCGGATATCCTCGACGCGGTGGATCGGCGAGCCGACCGGCACGACGAGATAGGCATTCTCGCCTCGGCTGACCGGCATGATCACCCGCGTGCGCGTGCCCGCCGAGCGCGAAAGGAGCGCGATCAGCTCGCCCTGTCCTGCGAAATCGATCTCGCCCGATGCCAGCGCCTCACCGACCATCGGCACGGTGGTGAAGCCGATGAACTGCAGCCTGGTGCCCGTGCCGGCGAAGGCCTTGTCGAGGAAGCCCTTGGTCCGTGCGACCTCGAGCAGCCCCCACATCTTCTGATTCTGTTTGTATGCGCCGGGGCCACCGAACCGGATCACCGGGGGCGGCACCTCGACGCCACCGGTCGCTTGCGCGGCCTCGAACACGCGCTGCGGAATCAGGACGGAAAGGCCGAGCGCGGCGAGAAGCAGCGCCGCCACACCCAGTATCACCCAGGAGCGCGGCCGTGCGGCGGGCAAAGCGAGGCTGCTCATTCGGCGAGGTCCGGCTGTTCACGCAGGATGGTTTCGAACGCCGGCTGGAAGTTGAGCCATCCGCTATAGGCACTGAAACGATCCGAGATCAGGCGCGCCTGCTCTTCGGGGACGTGTTGCGGCCGCAGCCCCTCGACCCGCAACTGCTCGGCGCAGACCTTCTCCAGCGAGGCGAACAGATAGGCGGTTTCATCGATGCTCTCGCCGACCGTCAGGATGCCGTGGCTCTTCATGATGACGGCACGATTGCCGTTTGCCGCGGCGGCCAGCGCCGCACCCTCCCCATGGGCGAAACTGTCGTAGATGCCGTGCCGCCCGAAGAACACCGCCGCCTCCGTCGAGATCGGTTCGATCAGGCGGCCGAGTGTCGACCAAGCCTTGCCCGCCGGCGAATGGGTGTGGGCAATCGCCATCACTTCGGGCCGATCGCGATAGATCGCCGAATGGAGCGGCACCCCGCCGATATGCGGGAAGCCATCGCCCGCGATCACCGCGCCGTCGAGGCCGATGCACATCAGGTCGCTGGTGCGGATCAGGCCGAGCGAGAGGCCGAACGGGTTCAGCCAGAAGCGATCCGGGAATTCGGGATCGCGGAAGGAGAGATGGCCCATCACCCCTTCGTCGAAACCGAGCTTCCAGAACAATCGATAGGCGGCGACCAGACGGACCTGGCTGTCGCGCCGCTCCTCGGCGAAGCTGGCGAAGGCGGGTTTCGGCGGCAGACGCGGCGGTTGCGTCGGCGGGATGGCGGGAGCGGCGGTGGCCATGCCTATTCCGCCGCCAGCGCCGGTTCTGCGCGCGCCGCCGTATAGCGGTTCACCGGATATTCGAGGCCGAGATTGCCGCGCAGCGTGGCGCTCTCATACTCGTCGCGGAACAGCCCGCGCTCGCGCAGGATCGGGAGCACCCGCGCGTTGAAGGTGCCGATATGGGCGTGGGTGCCGAAGATGATGAAGCCGTCCACCGCCCTCTCCTCGAAGGCGCGCTGGATCTTGTCGGCGACGAAGCCCGGCGTGCCGACGAAGCCGCCCTTGGGATTGGATGCGCGGTAAGCCAGCTGGCGCAGCGTCAGTTTCTCCTCGCGGGCGATGCGCAGATAATATTCGGCGGTCGACTTGAAGCTGTTGGCGCCGATATCGCCCAGCTCGGGCAGCGGCTCGTCGAGCGGGAACTGCCCGAAATCGAAGAAGCTGAAATAGCGGCTGAGATATTTCACCGCATGGTGCGCATCGACATAGGCGGCCTCCCGCTCGTAGAGCGCGTCCGCCTCTTCCTGGGTAT
This genomic window from Sphingomonas abietis contains:
- a CDS encoding ABC transporter substrate-binding protein, with protein sequence MSSLALPAARPRSWVILGVAALLLAALGLSVLIPQRVFEAAQATGGVEVPPPVIRFGGPGAYKQNQKMWGLLEVARTKGFLDKAFAGTGTRLQFIGFTTVPMVGEALASGEIDFAGQGELIALLSRSAGTRTRVIMPVSRGENAYLVVPVGSPIHRVEDIRGKRIAFMRGAYIHIQTLRILADHGLSEKDIVPVNLDPASAATVMASGGIDGTFVGGQLALPMRDRGVGRIAYSTRNEPRETAQTGLIVSDAFARRYPGTTQKVVDAMVQAARCAADPRHREELISLWVYGTDRSLANVKEDLGPGPLTARTSPLIDPFVLSQYRNTQAFAQQAKLQRNPVDLGGWIDTTFLDRALRRQGLENFWPRFDPQGRPHGGAAQFQSQDNDR
- a CDS encoding class II aldolase/adducin family protein, whose amino-acid sequence is MATAAPAIPPTQPPRLPPKPAFASFAEERRDSQVRLVAAYRLFWKLGFDEGVMGHLSFRDPEFPDRFWLNPFGLSLGLIRTSDLMCIGLDGAVIAGDGFPHIGGVPLHSAIYRDRPEVMAIAHTHSPAGKAWSTLGRLIEPISTEAAVFFGRHGIYDSFAHGEGAALAAAANGNRAVIMKSHGILTVGESIDETAYLFASLEKVCAEQLRVEGLRPQHVPEEQARLISDRFSAYSGWLNFQPAFETILREQPDLAE